The following proteins are co-located in the bacterium genome:
- a CDS encoding (2Fe-2S)-binding protein, with protein MSKLHVQTRVNGEACEFLCDPRQSLLDSLRDELGLTGTKEGCTTGDCGACSVLLDGRLVCSCLVLAPEAEGREITTVEGVAQGEALHPVQKKILEHAALQCGVCTPGIVVAAKALIDRHPNPTEEQARYWLAGNLCRCTGYDKILRAVLDAAAEMRGEV; from the coding sequence TTGAGCAAGCTGCACGTTCAGACACGGGTCAACGGAGAAGCATGTGAGTTTCTATGCGATCCACGACAGTCCCTGCTCGATTCACTGCGCGATGAACTGGGTTTGACGGGAACCAAGGAAGGCTGCACGACCGGTGATTGTGGCGCCTGTTCGGTGCTACTCGACGGTCGCCTCGTGTGCTCGTGTCTGGTTCTGGCCCCGGAAGCCGAAGGCCGAGAGATCACGACCGTCGAAGGCGTGGCGCAAGGCGAGGCACTGCACCCGGTGCAGAAGAAGATTCTCGAACACGCGGCCCTGCAATGCGGCGTGTGCACGCCCGGAATCGTGGTCGCCGCCAAGGCGCTGATCGACCGTCACCCGAACCCGACCGAGGAGCAGGCGCGCTACTGGTTGGCCGGAAATCTGTGTCGCTGCACCGGCTACGACAAGATCCTGCGCGCGGTATTGGATGCCGCTGCGGAGATGCGAGGCGAGGTCTGA
- a CDS encoding xanthine dehydrogenase family protein subunit M, whose protein sequence is MHLLTGPKADDVRILAGGTDLLVQLRSQTRGPGLIVDVKRIPRLMEIGFDGSELRLGAAVCGARLSEHEEFARLFPGLAEAANLIGSTQVQGRASLGGNLCNASPAADSVPALIALGAQCVVAGPNGERRVPVSEFTTGPGQNALGPAELLVELCIPKPAPRSADAYLRFTPRTEMDIAVVGSAVNLTLDEKGICTFARVALGAVGPTAFEAPSVAEALLGSTIDEAALSAAASAASAAANPISDKRAPAEFRRRICGVLTRRAAEKAAERARRTES, encoded by the coding sequence GTGCATCTACTCACCGGTCCGAAAGCCGATGACGTGCGCATCCTGGCCGGCGGTACCGACCTGCTGGTGCAATTGCGTTCGCAGACCCGCGGGCCGGGGCTGATCGTGGATGTGAAGCGCATCCCCCGGCTGATGGAAATCGGTTTCGACGGTTCGGAACTCAGGCTGGGTGCAGCGGTGTGCGGTGCTCGGCTCTCAGAGCACGAAGAATTCGCTCGGCTGTTTCCGGGGCTTGCCGAAGCCGCGAACCTGATCGGATCGACACAGGTGCAAGGACGCGCCTCGCTGGGCGGGAACCTCTGCAATGCTTCACCGGCGGCGGATTCAGTCCCGGCGCTGATCGCCCTTGGTGCCCAGTGCGTCGTGGCCGGACCGAATGGCGAGCGACGCGTACCGGTCAGCGAGTTCACGACGGGTCCAGGGCAGAACGCACTGGGGCCAGCCGAACTACTGGTCGAGCTTTGCATTCCGAAGCCCGCGCCGCGCTCCGCCGACGCCTATCTTCGCTTTACACCGCGAACCGAAATGGACATCGCCGTCGTCGGATCTGCCGTCAACCTGACGCTGGACGAGAAGGGAATCTGTACGTTCGCGCGCGTCGCTCTGGGCGCTGTGGGTCCAACGGCCTTCGAAGCCCCCTCGGTAGCCGAAGCGCTGCTCGGCTCAACGATCGATGAAGCCGCGCTTTCAGCCGCCGCTTCAGCGGCCAGCGCGGCGGCCAATCCCATATCGGACAAACGGGCGCCTGCCGAGTTCCGCCGCCGGATCTGCGGGGTACTGACGCGACGAGCGGCCGAAAAGGCGGCCGAGCGCGCGCGGAGAACTGAATCTTGA